AGTTAAGCTATTTAGAGGCTCGTGAATGCGCACTGGTATATAAGGGCAACTGTTGGTATTTTCCACTGCACACTAagaacaattttaaagaattataatttgaaaacataaacttAAGTTCTTCTAAACAATAAGTCAGCACCGAGCATTCCCGAACTGCCCACTCAATTGCTTAGAAGACTAAAAATAAGCGTTACTATAGTACTTACATAACTTATTCATTAGTAAACCAATTACGAACCCTCGACTTTTAACGCAATTGGTCAATGCAAAGACGGTGTAAAGCGTACacatatattactttttgatgATCCCGTGATAATCAATAGTGTTGCTCCGAGTTATTAGACGCTATTTGTTCACTCGTGACGGACATTAAGtgcatatgtttaaaataagattCGGTCATTTATATAGACGTTCGCGGTAGTTGTCAAACACAGTTGTCAAGTATTTTGAAGGATATTATTTTTCCGAACGTGACGTACTATTCTATGTAAATAACTAAGCGAAACATGACATTGGCTCCAGGTGACGAGGTCCGATAGTTCAGCCAAAAGAAGAACAGTCAGACGCCATATTACAAAAATCGTTGCTGCCACGGGGATGCCGTATTCGAAGTTGTGTCTGTTATGCGTTTTCAATCATAAAAGTGACACAACCAGATATTTTAGAATTTAGTTTCATTCAATCTTATCGTTTCTTCGCGGAATActgttttacattaatatatacAAACCGAATCATTGTATAAGTGTCAAGTACGACAATTCGAGTCAAAAATTGTGATGTTATCTGAATTgaagtttgaatatttaaatgttagTGCAAAGAACGACACAATAATTATGTTACCTCAATCTGAAGATCATCGTCTGGAACTAGACTGGCCACATTCTGGAACTTCCTGTAGTCGTTGCCACCGGAAGCTGGGGTGGAGAACTGCAGTTGCAGAAGCCTTACTTCCGGTGAGACAGACCCGAGGACAGGAGCGACGGCCGCTGCATCCGTTCTGCTTTCAGGGCCCAATAcacctgaaataaaaacaataatttatgtGACATATTCTCAATGTGAAGTCACAAGCAAACTCTACACAACATAAAATAGTTGTACGATGGACGTAAAATACATCATAGGATGACAGATATGCACGTTATGTAGGTTCAGATACAGGAAATAGTGTTGTTATACCTATAAGTGGTGACGTCTCATTTCCGGAATGTACGCCGTTCATTAGAAAAACCGCCGTCTGCGTCGCTGACATCGAATCTTCGCACGTCTCGTGAATATCAATGCCTGTGATGTCACGAAGCGTAATATAAATTGAAGTGACTAAACAGACACttgttgttaaaaatgttttttatctttgaGTCTTGTTTGACCATGTCTGTATTGTTGCAAGAAACGTGTATTTAGAAGCAGTTcgaattttaaatattgatcaatCTGAccttaacaaattaattttacgTGGTCGGAAAACATATTATAAgaatattgtttgtaaaaaaaaaataaaaataaatattgattacaataagagaatagaagAATAAGAAAGAGCAAACCTAGAGAgttttggaaacattttaagcCTAAGTCTtctaataaatcaaacaaaataccaCTAAATGAATTTCGTGAATATTTTTCAACGCTAAGTAATAAGATGGTATTAATCATGATGCagaagattttaataaaaataataattttaatgaacCAAATAATTCTTGGATGAACCTATATCACTACAAGAAATTATAAATGCTTTCATTGAAACGATTTAAAGCCTATGACAGAGATAATATGTCgaatgatttttagctctactggccaaaggcaatggtaatgtgtacgtattATGTGCATCCGGGCGTCCTTGcgtccgtgcgttcgtgcgtccgtgcgtccgtgcgtctgtaaacaattgcttgtgaacacgatacagtcttcagttttgtatctcgatgaaacttgtacagtatctagatatccattagagcttggttcctttcgaaaaccagccagatccgcccatgcatgcctagattatggcccttgatagtataaaaaatgctattgtgtaaacaattggttgtgaacacgatacagtctttatttttaattgtatctcgatgaaacttgtacagtgtTTAGATTTCTATTAGAGCTCAggtcctttcgaaaaccagccagaacTGCctatgcatgcctggattatgggtcttgagaGTATAAAAAATGCgattttaagctaagtctatttttagtcaagtctacatgagcgaagtctattttagccaagtttacatgtaaagtcacaactGCTTGtgaaagtttgttcaaattatgcccctgaggTCATTATACCCCCCCACGCCCCACGGAGATTGTCCCACAAGGGACCAGTGCGGCAAATGCAAACGACCTCAGCGACGTTGACGGAGGCCCAGGGAagagttctcttttctttgtaagggacggaccccccacacacacttaaattgggaaatgttaaaaacctttttgtctgaaaccactatgcaaatccATGCTATTTttaacaaggctttatttagtggtccactaccatggttgttcaaattatgcctcttgggtcaaaactggcactgccctgggtgtcactattttcctagagacttatttaagaaatattttcaaaattctcttgtttcaaaccacaaggcccatacctttgatatttgttgtgaagcatcatatgatgcaattgaaaacatttgaaataatgcccctttggcaaaagctggccccttttgacttacttattaatttttaaagctacagtaatgaaattttgaccatgtgaagagttttgcaaacaagcattaacgttgtcctcggatgtccttgactttgacctttgaccgactttttatctttaaagctacagaaatgaaatttgacgatgagtacagttttgaaagcaaatatttttttaccctcagattacctttacttggcacatattaaaatagttcatgcaactaatctgcttacaacacttcctgtcctcagatgttgaacgtgcagcatTCTGATAACCCAAACACTTAAAGtgactatatatttgttgcctattactcaaacgtacatgctctggattgaaaatgaccacaagagccatgtcagtagagcataggctcttttgggcctcttgtttatcgAAGCTGTAGATATTTTAACTacgcatttaaaaataaaatggttcaAAATCTGATGTTTGTAATTACAGGTTAGCTGTTTACTATTGTTATAAATAAGCgtgttgatttttatttgcgaattacataatattatttcgGATGCCAAATTCGGATTTCGAAAGGATACTGGTGTTTCGTAAGAGATGCGGGTTATTGACTTACGAAAGATGGACTGATGACGGCCGTGATATACAGATTATTAACGACTTTAACTATCTAggtattgtgtttaaatatactGGCAATTTTAGCCTTAACCAGGAATACTTGATTGGCAAAGCCCTTATGACaatgaatgatttattttgtaaatgtcaagagtataacttaaaacaaaaaaacaatgtgtcagttatttgacgcatttgttggttcagttttaaattattcagaGAAGGTTTGAGGGTACACCAAATCAAAGGAGTTAGAAAGAATTCATCTATAGTTTCGTAAACGATTATTAAAAGTCAAAACCAATACTTGCAATGCGACTGTTTATGGCAAATTAGGTAGATACCAGTTATACATTCAAAGATATGTACTTTTGTTGTCATATTGGTTTAAGGTTGCAGtcactgttattattattattattattattaaaaatgtttgttcacAAGCTAAGTATGATTGTGATAAAGTTTCTCGTAATTGGATGTATAGCATTAGAAATATAGTAAATGATTTTGGTTTTAACTATGTTTATGATGATATtcacaatatttatgttaatacatttatgacAGTCTTCAGTTGTAGAATATACGATGCGATTTAACAAGATTTGTATGGTACTTTAGATAAAAACACAGTTTTAgatatgtataaacattttaagagTTGTCTTGAATATGAAAGTTATCTGGACATTTTGCCCAAAAGTTTAcgatattgttttgtaaactaCGACTATCTGTGTACATACTTCATATTCAAACCGGTAGATACGCTAGAAATAATATTGCACGGAATCAcagatattgtttttgttttaatttcaactttatttaagataaatttcattttgtctCTGTGTGTCCATCTTTTAATGATATTAGAAAACAGTATGTTAAGAACTGCTATTATATTAGACCGTCTGTATCCTTATATTTACAGTTgctgtctgtctgcctgcctgcctgtctgcctgcctgcctgcctgctgCCTGcttgcctgcctgcctgcctccctgcctgcctgcctgcctgcacACCAGTCCGACcgcccgccccccccccccgcccgtccgtatgtctgtctgtctgtagtgtttgtatttgtgtatgttgtgtttataaaCTTGTATCTCTAATTTATTGCCGTCTGGGCTCTTGCCTTTGAATTGTCGATTACACGGCTTGTcgctgtatttttcattgtattgttatacaaaGCTGCTTGAAGTTTGATAAGGAGAGTTCATATCGAAAGTTGATACAAGTTGGATAGGTAGAGTCCACATAGAGGGTGGATACAAGTTGGATTGTAAGACTTCATATGGAGGGATGATAGCGAAAGTGACATTCTATTAAGACGCTGCATGAACCCATTCGATCTCAATATGGACTCAACCAATCCAACTTGTATCAACTCCCGAACGTTTTACAAAATCTCAATAAGAGTTACATACGACTTAGACATACCAAGTTGCAATAAAGAAGCGTCTTAAACTTGTattagtttcattaaaagtaTGCAAACTGGGTTAACTCCCATACCTGAATATCAATATACGGCTTTTTGAATTGAATCGAACATTACAATTGTAAGTGCATTCAAAAGactgaatattattaatatttcaagTATGTTATTTGTCAAATCGGTATTATACCGAGGTATAATTAACAACCAGACGGTATTAAATGCCATGACACGTGAACAAACACATGACCTATTGCTCAATTAAATTGTTTGGGGTTTATGAATCTCTGATTTGATTATATCtcttacattttattaaatatctagACTTCTCAATGGCATATATAAGTAGGCGAATCGGCAGAGTTTGTAATCACGCTGTATATCAAATAGCGTTTTACAAAGAAGGACGATATATGAGGTATTATTAGGgtgacaaaaatacaaaacaattgatAGATATATGAACATCAATTAtctctttaaaaatagttaaacaGTACATGTCTGAAATACGTATATTACGTCTCAAACAAAGTACTCATCAGTATCATCGAAATGATTCTTATATAAACGACGGTGAAAGTGCaataaagctttaaaatgatatgatgAGTCAGGAAATAACATACGTTTAGTCATATAGCTGTGACGCGATCCATTAAGAAAAAGAGGGGTCAGAATGGGTCTGTTGTAATCTTAATCGTGACCTATGAATATGAAATCAATTGGACAAGAAACACtctcaaaacatgtttataccTACAGTCGAAagccgttggctcgatatccctgGTACCGGCCAAAATGCTTCGAacctcgcgaatatcgagccaagcgggaatgctttcATAGAGTTAAGATAAACGTGTTCTTTATATGAAGTTCGATCCAACGAGgaaattgagccaagcgatgtagagccaacaggtttcgactatatttcaattttaaagtttCTAGAtatcaacattgtttttaagttatACACAATTTAGCTTTAAGTCTTAGcctaatcaatatttttttcgaatgtaaaaacagtttggtaaaattatttttaaaatgatagaaaaattgaaaaatgatttatgtgcctgtataaaacatttatttgatagCAATTATATAAACGTTTTACCGATTGAAAACGGAAGTCCACCAAAGTTGTTCAGGTTTTGAATGTACCACGTTACAGCCTCCGAGTGCATCACCGAGGACACATGAACACGTGAACTGCATCCGCCTCCTGTCGCCGCCTCGTGCACGGTCAACATAGCCGCCAATGTAACGTCACCTGACACATGGAGACCGGATGCGAGGACGCTTGATGAGGTTATCCCGATATATGTATAGCACACAAACACGAGAAATgatgctattatttataaaaaaaaaaatactcggTATATCAATGGCTTATTTatgttaagatattttaaatacttttaattgtttattacaaataccatgtttatataattttacagtGGGTTATGATAACTTCATGGTTAGGTAACCTTTTTCATTTACATGAATAGATATAGTGTCTACTCCCTTTTACTTCTTCCAGATATAAACTACGAATAGGTAACTTGaaactttgtcattatttagAGTTATAGTCAATATATTCAATTGCTAAATACCACAGAATGTAAAGAATATGGATcgattttaaattgtaaacatacTAGGATGCTTTGACACTAATAACAGAAATGTCTTAATCATATGGGGCTAAAGCATTTTGCTGTTAAAATTGTTTCAGCGTCATAATTAAGTTCATTTCTGGCTACCCGAAAGGCCGTTAATTTGTAGCCAcagatgttatttttttccgaTTTAAACCTTTTTAACTTGTTTGCTTCGAAATGCAACTAAGACGACGCCCGCTTTACGAGCCAAATAACATGACGCTAAATGTCGATTAATCGGAAGCTATATGTCAGACGTGGTCAAAGTAAACAATTTGATCATATTACAATGTGTTATTATCTCTGAAACTATATAACCGACACCCAACGGCGTGTTAACTGGTTGAGTTCTTGGGAGGGATATCGCCCGTTCAGCAGCGTTTTAATTGATTTAGTGTAGAGGCGTGTGATCGACCGTTCAATAGTTGTGTTAATTGGTACAGTTCGGAGAGGAAGATTGACCGTTCAGCTGCgtgttatttttttagtatTGGGGTGTGTGATCGCCCGTTCAGCTGCGTGCTATTTTTTTGAT
This genomic stretch from Mya arenaria isolate MELC-2E11 chromosome 10, ASM2691426v1 harbors:
- the LOC128204773 gene encoding taste receptor type 1 member 3-like yields the protein MLTVHEAATGGGCSSRVHVSSVMHSEAVTWYIQNLNNFGGLPFSIGIDIHETCEDSMSATQTAVFLMNGVHSGNETSPLIGVLGPESRTDAAAVAPVLGSVSPEVRLLQLQFSTPASGGNDYRKFQNVASLVPDDDLQIEVMVATMEQLGWNRIAVLYQDDAGVRHFWERLQKLTSDRGICVSRTSAITVTNGISSSQITSALEQVIEDEIRSRLLRRRFCRC